A genomic segment from Bacteroidota bacterium encodes:
- a CDS encoding 2-oxoglutarate dehydrogenase E1 component has translation MVEHSYLSNADVSVIDDLYKQYAANPESVDFGWKKFFEGFDVGQGRSNGSSSSQPVSEDVLKEINVLNLIKGYRTRGHLFTKTNPVRDRRKHAPTLDIKNFNLDEKDLDKTFNAGVEIGLGPAKLRDIISHLEATYCQSIGAEFVYIRHPEKVEWLQKKMESGKNQPKLHIDEKRHVLDKLNKAVIFENFLHTKFVGQKRFSLEGLETLIPALDTIIQYGSEKEAEEFVIGMAHRGRLNVLANILGKSYSDIFKEFEGKAYEEALFEGDVKYHLGFSSNITTRGGKNAHISLSPNPSHLETVNPVVEGITRAKLDYKHNSDVDKIIPILIHGDASLSGQGIVYEVGQMAGLEAYSVGGTVHIAANNQIGFTTNYTDGRTSTYCTDVAKVTLCPVFHVNADDVEAVVYTVQLALEFRQKFNTDVYIDLLGYRKYGHNEGDEPRFTQPLLYKAIGKHANPREIYVEKLLAAGSIEAELAKEMEQNFRKELQEKLEMAKAEEPTRAFNFIKNVWDGYTSVNAEDAKRNPETKVDEKLFLELAEKITDIPADFKAFQKVAKLFTDRKNMIKNNNYDWAMGELMAYATLLNEGYPVRMSGQDCERGTFSHRHAVIKEDPEFSGTDQEHAEKEYTPLNNIGEGKPKLQIYNSLLSEYAVMGFEYGYSMATPNTLTLWEAQFGDFSNGAQIIIDQYLSSAEAKWKTYSGLVLLLPHGYEGQGPEHSSARLERYLQLCANNNMQVAYCTTPANLFHLFRRQMLRNFRTPLVIMTPKSLLRHPQCVSTLEDFTKGSFMPVIDDAKTNAANVKRVLLCSGKIYYELLNRREELKREDVAIVRVEQLYPFPEKEIAEVRAKYKNAEVVWVQEEPKNQGAYLFTLRYDENFDWKVIARKSSASPATGMAKIHAKEQEELLTKAFA, from the coding sequence ATGGTTGAACATTCGTACCTCAGCAACGCCGATGTGAGCGTTATCGACGATTTGTATAAACAATATGCCGCCAACCCCGAATCGGTGGACTTTGGTTGGAAGAAATTTTTTGAGGGGTTTGATGTAGGGCAAGGCCGCAGCAACGGCAGTTCATCATCACAACCCGTATCAGAAGATGTGCTGAAAGAGATAAACGTACTGAACCTTATTAAAGGATACCGTACCCGCGGGCACTTGTTCACCAAAACCAACCCTGTGCGCGACCGCCGTAAGCACGCGCCTACCCTTGATATTAAAAACTTCAACCTCGACGAAAAAGACCTTGATAAGACCTTTAATGCGGGTGTTGAAATTGGCTTGGGACCTGCCAAGCTACGTGATATTATAAGCCACCTTGAGGCTACCTATTGCCAAAGCATAGGTGCGGAGTTTGTGTACATTCGTCACCCTGAAAAGGTAGAATGGTTGCAAAAGAAAATGGAAAGCGGCAAAAACCAGCCTAAACTACACATTGACGAGAAACGCCATGTGCTAGACAAGCTGAACAAAGCCGTGATTTTTGAGAACTTTTTGCACACCAAATTTGTAGGCCAAAAACGTTTCTCGCTTGAGGGACTTGAGACCCTTATCCCTGCGTTGGATACCATTATCCAATACGGTTCTGAAAAAGAAGCCGAAGAATTTGTGATAGGCATGGCTCACCGTGGCCGTTTGAATGTACTTGCCAACATTTTAGGCAAATCGTATAGCGATATATTCAAAGAATTTGAAGGTAAAGCTTACGAAGAAGCGCTGTTTGAAGGCGACGTGAAATACCACTTAGGTTTTTCGAGCAACATTACTACCCGTGGCGGTAAAAATGCTCACATCAGTCTTTCGCCCAATCCATCGCACTTAGAAACAGTTAACCCCGTTGTTGAAGGTATTACCCGCGCTAAACTTGATTATAAGCACAACAGCGACGTTGATAAAATCATCCCTATTTTGATACACGGCGATGCATCGCTATCAGGACAGGGTATAGTGTATGAAGTAGGTCAGATGGCCGGATTAGAAGCCTACAGCGTAGGTGGAACCGTACACATTGCAGCCAACAACCAAATTGGTTTTACTACTAACTACACCGACGGACGTACAAGTACTTATTGTACCGATGTGGCTAAAGTTACCCTTTGCCCAGTATTCCACGTAAACGCTGATGATGTAGAAGCAGTAGTTTACACCGTGCAATTGGCACTAGAGTTCAGGCAGAAATTTAATACCGACGTTTACATTGATTTGTTGGGCTATCGTAAATACGGCCACAACGAGGGCGACGAACCCCGTTTTACCCAACCTTTACTATACAAAGCCATTGGCAAACACGCCAATCCACGTGAGATATACGTAGAAAAACTATTGGCAGCCGGCAGCATTGAGGCCGAACTTGCCAAAGAAATGGAACAGAATTTCCGCAAGGAATTGCAGGAGAAACTGGAAATGGCTAAAGCTGAAGAGCCCACCCGTGCATTTAACTTTATTAAAAATGTATGGGATGGCTATACCAGTGTGAATGCTGAAGACGCCAAACGCAACCCCGAAACCAAAGTAGATGAAAAACTGTTTTTGGAATTGGCCGAAAAAATCACAGACATACCTGCTGATTTTAAAGCATTCCAAAAAGTAGCCAAGTTGTTTACCGATCGTAAAAACATGATTAAAAACAACAACTACGATTGGGCAATGGGTGAGTTAATGGCTTATGCTACTCTATTGAACGAAGGCTACCCCGTGCGTATGAGCGGCCAAGACTGCGAACGCGGTACGTTTAGCCACCGTCATGCGGTAATTAAAGAAGACCCTGAATTTAGCGGTACCGACCAAGAACACGCTGAAAAAGAATATACCCCGCTTAATAATATTGGCGAAGGCAAACCCAAACTACAGATATACAACTCGTTATTGAGTGAGTATGCTGTAATGGGTTTTGAATACGGCTACTCAATGGCTACACCCAACACGTTAACCCTTTGGGAAGCTCAGTTTGGTGATTTTAGCAACGGTGCCCAAATTATCATCGACCAATACCTAAGCAGTGCCGAGGCCAAGTGGAAAACCTACAGCGGTCTAGTATTATTGCTTCCTCACGGTTACGAAGGCCAAGGCCCTGAGCACTCTTCGGCCCGTTTGGAGCGTTACCTGCAATTGTGTGCAAACAACAATATGCAAGTAGCGTATTGCACCACCCCTGCCAACTTGTTCCACCTGTTCCGCCGCCAGATGTTGCGTAATTTCCGCACTCCGCTGGTGATAATGACTCCGAAGAGCTTGCTGCGTCACCCACAATGCGTAAGCACGTTGGAAGACTTTACCAAAGGTAGTTTTATGCCGGTGATAGATGACGCGAAAACCAATGCAGCAAACGTGAAACGTGTGTTGCTATGCAGCGGTAAAATCTATTACGAACTATTGAACCGTCGCGAGGAGTTGAAACGCGAAGATGTAGCTATTGTTCGTGTGGAGCAATTGTATCCTTTCCCCGAAAAAGAGATTGCCGAAGTACGTGCCAAATACAAAAACGCCGAAGTGGTTTGGGTACAAGAAGAACCAAAAAACCAAGGCGCGTATTTGTTTACACTACGCTACGACGAAAACTTTGACTGGAAGGTAATTGCCCGCAAATCAAGCGCATCACCAGCTACCGGTATGGCTAAAATACACGCTAAGGAGCAAGAAGAACTGCTTACCAAAGCATTTGCCTAA
- a CDS encoding DUF4406 domain-containing protein, with protein sequence MIIGVAGPYSAPTAEERQANLDRMNEAAARLLEMGHIPLIGVNAALPVIAKTTLEDTYKGIMDISLAVIDKCEALLLLAESPGANRERDLVLAKGLPVYYSLSEIR encoded by the coding sequence ATGATAATAGGAGTAGCAGGGCCGTACAGCGCACCTACAGCAGAAGAACGACAAGCAAATCTTGACCGTATGAACGAGGCGGCAGCCCGTTTGCTCGAAATGGGGCATATTCCTTTAATAGGAGTAAATGCTGCTTTACCCGTTATTGCCAAAACTACCCTCGAGGATACTTACAAGGGGATAATGGATATATCGCTGGCGGTAATTGATAAATGCGAGGCGTTGTTATTACTGGCCGAAAGCCCCGGGGCTAACCGCGAACGCGATTTGGTATTGGCAAAGGGTTTGCCTGTGTATTATTCGCTAAGTGAAATACGATAG
- a CDS encoding TonB-dependent receptor — translation MLTQPNEPIHSFAAHSNKTMKKLFLLFLLFCTAAGLKAQSRFTISGTIKDAANGEELIGATVLADGTTNGAASNEYGFYSLSLVKGKYKLIFSYTGYTSKSVEIDLDANKTINIELAENTLQVEEVVVTGEKADKNISENKMSAVTLDVKTAKKVPLLLGETDIIKVAQLLPGVQAAGDGSTLTIVRGGNIDHNLVQLDEAVVYNPSHVIGFFSVFNGDAIKDFEIYKGGTPAQFGGRLASVMDVRMKEGNNKTYSAYGGIGVLSSRLTIEGPIKKDQHSFIVSARRSYFDLFFPLSEQTKNAKAYFGDLNAKMNFTLSKKDRLFLSFYTGKDVLGIGSFFGFGWGNSTGTVRWNRIINSKMFMNTSFIASRYNYNLQFNISPNLNLERNNYINDLGLKSDFTYYITPKSTVRFGLFNTFHEFRPGETEPITSTSIISAAALPRKRAFEQAYYISHKTDVNTRLNVEYGGRISVFSNVGGGREFTYSNGTPTYVDPANPGVRISSMLLISDTTNYAAGEFYNTYAGFEPRLNAAYRLDATSSVKLSYNRMFQYLHLVQNTTASTGQEFWVPSNPYIKPQRAGQVAVGYFRNFMNNKLEASAEVYYKDMRNTVEVIDNAELDFTEPIESQLVQGRGRSYGLEVLVRKQQGRLNGWVSYTLSRSQRKAEGINNGDWYAFRFDRRHYATVVATYDLNDRLSFGANFVYASGEAATVPVGYYIVNGQEVEHYSDRNSFRLAPYHRLDLSVTLNRKKNPDKKYKNESNWVFSIYNVYNRKNWFSLSFKNDDNGQRGVYRTYLFGIIPSVTYNFKF, via the coding sequence ATGTTAACCCAACCCAATGAACCAATTCATAGTTTCGCGGCGCATTCTAACAAAACTATGAAAAAACTATTCCTATTGTTCTTACTCTTTTGTACAGCGGCGGGACTCAAAGCCCAATCACGCTTTACCATTAGCGGAACAATTAAAGACGCCGCCAACGGCGAAGAACTAATCGGCGCTACCGTATTGGCCGATGGCACCACAAACGGTGCCGCCTCAAACGAATACGGATTCTACTCCCTAAGCCTTGTTAAAGGAAAGTACAAACTGATTTTCAGCTACACGGGCTACACCTCAAAATCTGTTGAGATTGACCTTGATGCCAACAAAACAATTAACATTGAGTTGGCCGAAAACACTCTTCAAGTAGAAGAGGTTGTTGTAACCGGCGAAAAGGCTGACAAAAACATCAGCGAAAACAAAATGAGCGCCGTTACACTGGATGTTAAAACCGCTAAAAAAGTTCCGTTATTGTTGGGTGAAACCGACATTATCAAAGTAGCTCAGCTATTGCCCGGCGTTCAGGCTGCCGGAGACGGAAGCACTTTAACCATTGTTCGCGGTGGTAACATCGACCACAACCTTGTACAACTTGACGAAGCTGTGGTTTATAACCCTTCGCACGTTATCGGATTCTTTTCGGTATTTAATGGTGATGCCATAAAAGATTTTGAAATATATAAAGGAGGCACACCTGCTCAGTTTGGTGGCCGTCTTGCCAGTGTGATGGATGTAAGGATGAAAGAAGGCAACAACAAAACCTATAGCGCTTATGGCGGTATTGGTGTTTTATCTTCTCGTTTAACTATTGAAGGCCCTATAAAAAAAGACCAGCACTCGTTTATAGTTTCGGCACGCCGCAGCTATTTCGATTTGTTTTTCCCCCTTTCAGAACAAACAAAAAACGCCAAAGCCTACTTTGGCGATTTGAATGCTAAAATGAACTTTACGCTTAGCAAAAAAGACCGTTTGTTCCTTTCTTTCTATACCGGTAAAGATGTGTTGGGTATCGGCTCGTTTTTTGGGTTCGGCTGGGGTAATAGCACGGGTACTGTGCGCTGGAACCGCATCATCAACAGTAAAATGTTTATGAACACCAGCTTTATTGCCAGTCGTTACAACTACAACCTTCAATTCAATATCTCGCCCAACCTAAACCTTGAGCGTAATAACTACATTAACGATTTGGGGTTAAAGTCGGATTTTACCTACTACATCACCCCAAAAAGTACTGTACGTTTCGGTTTGTTCAATACCTTCCACGAGTTTAGACCGGGCGAAACAGAACCTATTACTTCAACTTCAATTATCTCGGCTGCGGCATTGCCCCGTAAACGTGCATTTGAGCAAGCCTACTACATTAGCCACAAGACCGATGTAAACACCCGTTTAAATGTTGAATACGGTGGCCGTATCTCAGTATTCTCAAACGTAGGCGGTGGCAGGGAGTTTACCTACTCAAACGGTACTCCTACTTATGTTGACCCTGCTAACCCCGGTGTGCGCATTTCTTCAATGCTGCTGATTAGCGATACCACTAACTATGCTGCCGGTGAATTTTATAACACGTATGCCGGTTTTGAGCCACGCCTTAATGCTGCCTACCGTTTAGATGCTACCAGCTCGGTAAAACTATCGTACAACCGTATGTTCCAATACCTGCACTTGGTACAAAATACTACTGCAAGTACCGGACAAGAATTTTGGGTGCCCAGCAATCCTTACATAAAACCACAACGTGCCGGCCAAGTAGCCGTGGGATATTTCCGCAACTTTATGAACAACAAGCTGGAAGCATCAGCTGAGGTGTATTATAAAGACATGAGGAATACTGTAGAGGTAATTGATAACGCCGAACTTGATTTTACTGAACCAATCGAAAGTCAATTGGTACAAGGCCGCGGACGTTCGTATGGTTTAGAGGTATTGGTACGTAAACAACAAGGCCGCCTTAACGGTTGGGTTAGTTATACCCTTAGCCGCAGCCAACGTAAAGCCGAAGGTATAAATAACGGCGACTGGTATGCCTTTAGGTTTGACAGAAGGCACTATGCAACCGTGGTAGCTACTTATGACCTTAACGACCGTCTTAGCTTTGGTGCCAACTTTGTGTATGCCAGCGGCGAAGCTGCCACTGTGCCTGTTGGTTACTATATAGTGAACGGACAAGAAGTAGAGCACTACAGCGACCGCAATAGTTTCCGCCTTGCCCCTTACCACCGTTTAGATTTATCGGTAACGCTGAACCGTAAAAAGAACCCCGATAAAAAATATAAAAACGAAAGCAACTGGGTATTCTCAATATACAACGTTTATAACCGCAAAAACTGGTTCTCGCTTTCGTTTAAAAACGATGATAACGGCCAAAGAGGCGTTTACCGCACCTATTTGTTCGGCATTATCCCATCAGTTACCTACAACTTTAAATTCTAA
- a CDS encoding DUF4249 domain-containing protein: MKKIIYTLALAIVFSACEEKIDLDLSFAGQKPVVEGRVTTETDSSYIQLSYTAPYNSNGKPPAITTAVVEVTKDNGTPVIFNHTANGVYKPAAGYVGVKNSTYHLKVVIDGKEYTSTSKLEPMFSVDDTLEHVFKPKEGFLDEGYAITFWGTYDQAPVKNYWFKYGKNDTLEEGDVLFDNADIELNKRSAFELPFFRPQKGDSVMLYFRSIDVYAYNYLYALSMLNSGAPGPFQAPPANPPTNIKGGALGFFYAADVVRRWKIVN; encoded by the coding sequence ATGAAAAAGATTATATATACCCTTGCACTTGCTATTGTTTTTAGTGCTTGCGAAGAAAAAATAGACCTTGACTTATCATTTGCAGGCCAAAAACCTGTGGTTGAAGGCAGGGTTACTACTGAAACCGACAGTTCATACATTCAGCTGAGCTACACAGCCCCTTATAACTCAAACGGAAAACCTCCTGCCATAACAACTGCTGTGGTTGAGGTTACAAAAGATAACGGTACTCCTGTTATTTTTAACCACACTGCAAACGGCGTTTACAAACCTGCTGCGGGTTATGTGGGCGTAAAAAACTCTACATACCATCTTAAGGTGGTAATTGACGGTAAAGAATATACTTCAACTTCTAAGCTTGAACCTATGTTTAGTGTTGATGACACCTTAGAGCATGTGTTTAAACCCAAAGAAGGCTTTTTAGACGAAGGATACGCCATTACTTTCTGGGGAACTTATGACCAAGCCCCTGTAAAAAATTACTGGTTTAAATACGGCAAAAACGACACTCTTGAAGAAGGCGATGTATTGTTTGATAATGCTGACATTGAACTAAACAAACGTAGTGCATTTGAGTTACCCTTCTTCCGCCCTCAAAAAGGTGATTCGGTAATGCTTTATTTCCGCTCTATAGATGTTTATGCCTACAATTATTTGTATGCACTATCCATGCTAAACAGCGGTGCACCGGGTCCGTTTCAGGCTCCTCCTGCTAACCCGCCTACAAACATTAAAGGTGGGGCATTAGGCTTCTTTTATGCTGCCGATGTAGTGCGACGCTGGAAAATTGTGAATTAA
- a CDS encoding tetratricopeptide repeat protein — protein sequence MKKIAYSIVILILGIGCTSKNSTVKVTDLLKRGDSLLAVGELSAAVGVYDSVLLADNQNIHASLQKTLALIQNSQYTSAIQSAGAALQLADTSTAYYYRANAHRFIGNYAEAIADYTIAVKKAPDNYDYVHERGIALLHINSLDSALQDFMKAKNLNPLDPRAFLSIGSTYTLKKDFGAALRYYEQSLGLKPDYYQALHAKCRLLKDIGEIDSCIATLYTAINYHQDSADLYKLRCDMLFKKQRFNDAVIDASVLIRLMPNKAPYYNVRGYCKIQQNKTQEALADFNSALKIDSTYAYAWSNKGYCHYLLKEYPTAMSDIYHSLQLDANNSFAYRNLALVQIAQKQKAEACQSINLGLTMGFTKQYGDELEKLKKQNCR from the coding sequence ATGAAAAAGATAGCATATAGTATTGTTATCCTTATTTTAGGAATAGGTTGCACATCAAAAAATTCAACCGTTAAAGTTACCGACCTTTTAAAAAGAGGGGATAGTTTACTGGCAGTAGGTGAACTATCTGCCGCCGTTGGGGTGTACGACTCTGTATTATTGGCCGACAACCAGAATATACACGCCTCCTTACAAAAAACATTAGCCCTTATACAAAACAGCCAATACACCAGTGCGATACAAAGTGCCGGTGCTGCCCTGCAATTGGCCGATACTTCAACCGCCTATTATTACCGTGCCAATGCCCACCGTTTTATCGGCAACTATGCCGAGGCTATTGCCGATTATACCATTGCTGTTAAAAAGGCTCCCGATAATTACGATTATGTACACGAAAGAGGCATTGCCCTTTTGCATATAAACTCCTTAGATAGTGCTTTGCAAGACTTTATGAAGGCCAAAAACCTTAATCCGTTAGACCCTAGAGCGTTTCTTTCCATCGGAAGTACTTATACGTTAAAAAAGGATTTTGGAGCCGCCCTTCGATACTATGAACAATCGTTAGGGTTGAAGCCCGATTACTATCAAGCCTTGCACGCTAAATGCAGGTTGCTGAAAGACATCGGCGAAATTGATTCTTGCATCGCTACCCTTTATACGGCTATTAATTACCATCAAGATTCTGCCGACTTGTATAAACTTCGTTGCGATATGTTGTTTAAGAAGCAACGATTTAATGATGCTGTGATTGATGCAAGTGTATTAATACGTTTAATGCCCAACAAAGCGCCCTATTACAACGTGCGCGGTTATTGTAAAATACAGCAGAATAAAACACAAGAGGCATTGGCTGATTTTAACAGTGCCTTAAAAATTGACTCAACCTATGCGTATGCATGGAGCAATAAAGGGTATTGCCATTATTTGCTAAAAGAATACCCAACTGCTATGAGTGATATTTACCACTCACTACAATTGGATGCAAACAACAGTTTTGCATACCGCAACCTTGCCCTAGTGCAAATAGCCCAAAAACAGAAAGCAGAAGCCTGCCAAAGCATTAATTTGGGGCTAACAATGGGTTTCACGAAACAATACGGAGACGAGCTTGAAAAGCTTAAAAAACAGAATTGCCGCTAA